DNA sequence from the Dreissena polymorpha isolate Duluth1 chromosome 3, UMN_Dpol_1.0, whole genome shotgun sequence genome:
gtgatttctagagtgttcacatgttttcactatatacatatagagaaaaatgccccgccgcggccatgttttttcaccgatctggaccattttcgaactcatccgacatatcaataaaaccaatgattttgattaactttcatgatgattgggccaaaattgtgacttctagagtgtttacaaggtttctctatagccatataaggaaaactgccccgcccactggcggccatgtttgtcaacagaccggaaccacttttgaactcaaccaacatatcattaagacagacattttgacaaagttacatgaaaattgggcattaaatgtgacttctacagtgtttacaagctgtttctttttttttttacctagtgacctagtttttgacccagcatgacccagtttcgaactcgatagagatattattgggacaaatattctgaccaagtttcatgaagatcggacaataaatgtggcctctagagtgtttaagaacaaatgttaacggCAGATAaaaaccggtcacaaaagctcacctgagcaatctggtgagctaaaaatgcccctccccctggcagccatgtttttcatcataCTGTAACAATTTGgtactcatccaagacatcatttcaacatttttttttataagtttcaagaagattggacaattaatgggacttctaaagtgttaacaaggtttacctttagccatataaggaaaaatgccccgcccactggcagcaatgtttttcaaccaaccggaaatATTTTCGAATtagtccaaaatatcattgggacaaatcttctgaccaagtttcttgaagatcggacaataaatgtggcctctagtgtgttaacaaggcaaatgttggcaATGCAAGACAGATAAaaggcgatcataaaagctcaccatgaggaccttgtgctcaggtgagttaaaaagggcaatcaCTCTGAAACTATGGAAGCAAGAGTCAGGGTTCTTGTTCACTTTCCCCCAATGAGCTCTACCAACCTCTAAAGGTTTAAGTTGACATCTCTTTTTGTTTTAGAGATATGgttttgacaaaataatacaaacaagagattgccaagcaatacggtcccctaccggtgaaactccaccattgtcagaattttattttttattttttacatatatttgttgccatagcaaccagaatttttgaggtaggatcaaaatgaaatgatgtgcataatctccatattgccatttatccatgtttcaagaaaaaatattaagaacttttaaagttatcgcaggatccagaaaagtgagacagactgactgacagacagacagacagactgacagagacagacggagtgcaaaccataagtcccctccggtttcaccagtacgGGACAATAAACACTTGCACAACTGACATCATTGGAGAAAGGTTTGCATGTATTGATGTTGTACACTAAAGAATGGGAGAACTCCTCCAGACAAATTTTGATATACGGATGGAAAGACAGACGTACATGACAAGTACATTAAACCCTGTTTATTGCATACCAGAGGGTATAATTATACTTCTTAAGCAGGGTATAATTATACTTCTTAAGCAAGTTGTTATATGTTTCCTCTATGCAAGTCATTATTTCTAGACCAAATGCACACCATTGCCCATGACAACATTTTAGGAACAACTATTTTGCAGGCAGCAAAATTCAGAACACCAAGATTCCATGAAGGTATTTGTGCTTCTTTTTCACAGGATAAACAATCTACCCCTAAATCCTCCCATAAAACATACAGGGCAGGAGGTCAGCACTAGTTCACTTTTTCTTGCTCATGTTAACAATGTACATCAATATCAAGTCTGTATTTTATGATGTAGGGTCTCCCGTAGTTTGTTTATCCTTTTGTCTATGTCTTCGATGCTCAAATCCTGAAATAAAGCACATATAAAATCAAAATGAAGGTCAAAACACAGTCATCTTTTGagaatttctttttttatttagcaTTGTTCAGCTGTAATAAGCGATGATTAAAAGCGATGAATAGGGATTACCCAAAAGGGCATTAGCCCTAGTTGCTTAATGTCCACCCATTTTAATGACAAGAGCTAGTTTAATGACGGATATATTTATGGATAAATTGGAAGATATTCTTACATCAATGAGCGCACGTTTGGTATTTATTTGTTAGTTTTCCAAGAGaagtttttttcacaattatttagTTTTGACAATAGAAATGGTGGCGAGTAagcctatcgattttgaggtcaaaagtgAAGGTCACAGGAGCTCTTATCAGGAAATTAAAAAGGTGCTCTAGTCGTTTTCAGTTATCATTTAAAGTACCATTAATGCCCATGCAAAACATTTCTTGAGGAGACTTTTGTTATAAACAATCATCTGCATCTAACTCAATTTCCTGATTAATATATAGACTTTGGTATGCTGATGGGCATggtgtttacaaaaataacttgtTCAAGCCATATACCaatttatataattcaataatatGTCATAAATTGTACCACCTGCCTGTCCAATATACTATCATATTGGACAATCATGTGTCTTATAAATTCTATATTGGAATGGATAGTGAGAGGTAAAACAAAGATATCCGAGTCTACTCTAAAAGTATccttcataattttttttatataatcttcattgttttaaaacaagaCCTATTGCAGAACTGCCAAAACGAGATAAGATATCAAGTCCAACAtttaagcattttaaaaacatttccaTAATAATTTCTGAGGGATTATTTCTTGAGAAAAATTATGTTTACAATGAATAACTAATCATCACACAACACCATTTAATCACTTAAATGATTTTGCTAGCCCTCTTGTGCAAACTCGACGTtgtaatatacattaaaatatcaattatgtaATAATGGAATTAATATATTAGTAAAAAATTATAAGTAAATAATACAAAGTTTATTTAACAGTGTTTTTAGAATATGACATATTTATGTACTTGTACACAGCTGGCAAAATCATAACGGGCATGTCCAATGATTACTGTGTACTTGTCCAAATATCTTACTATATTGTTAAAAACGCTGTAAAAAACAACCTTATTTAAACATTTCCAGATGAAACACTCTAAAGTAAGAAAATTCAAGAATTTCCTGAGGGTGAATTATATCTTGGACCTACATCATTATTATCCCTGGACAACACTTGGCGATCACGGGGCTCTGGCTTCAATTTCTTTGGCCTTGGAGGCTGCAAGATAATTCGACACATTGTACATTGTATATCACATCTTAAGGTAATTTTAATATTCCAACAAGTTTCGTATGGAACAAAGTGTAAGGGCGAAACTAGATTTATGGAACAAATTGTAAGGGAGACAACTAGATTGATCATCACCTTTTTAATGAGATTTTCATCAAACTGTAGTAATGTACGATATATACCAGTAATGTTTCCAATAAGACTGCGAAACAATTTAATGTAAAGCAAAACAATACCTTACACATCGCcaaataatatgttaaaacagATAAAGTATTAAGCACTAAATATAACCTATATGATGTATGTATATACAAGCTAAAGAACTGATATAAGGCTGaattatatatcaaaatataacttaagatgcTTATGGAATACGAAACTAGTGAAGACATTAACAAACATTCATAACAACAGTTTTGGTGATTTTATATGTTCCCTTACACTTACCCCAGACGAAAAGTATTCTGGCGATAGACTTTCTAAGAACAGAATTCTTTCTTCAAGTTCTTTGAGTCTACTGTAAATATCTGACTTCTTGGGACCTGCAAAGATTACATTAGAAGATCTCATTCTCAAGTAGTTTCGGTTCATTATGTCTACtatcaaaacatataaaataactcTAATGACACAGCAAGAAAGcgcagggttatggttcttgtgcatggcacttcttcccattgatttctaTACACACATGAAGTTCATGTTAAAATGTTGCATCATATCTGAAtaatagccctgaaaagttccatcatacaaaaacaacaaagggcaataacttttatttaagaaagtgaagggttattgTTCTTAAGCATGACACTtctcattaatatcaatatacccatgaactttcatgttgaagtcttgcatggtatctgagatataaccctgaaaatttacataaaaaacaaagggcaataactcttatttaagaaagtgaagggttattgTTCTTAAACATGACACTTcacattaatatcaatacacccatgaagtttcatgttgaagtcttgcatggtatctgagatataaccctaaaaagttacattaaataaaaaaacaaagggcaataactcttttaAAGAATGTGTACTGTTAAGGTTCTtctgcatggcacttctcctcattgatgtcaatacacctatgaagtttcatcttgatatcttatatagtttctgagatatagcccttaacagttttgtgacagacggactgaaatattaacagacagactgacaaacctATTCTTTATCCCTTCGCCTTTGGGGGAGGATAAAAAGAAGTATTCAACTGAGcatctttgatttaaaaaatattaacaggggaattattaaaagcaaaataGCAGCATTCTGCTTCCTCCTCCATTCTGATTTGCCCTGCAGCCCGGGAAAGAATGTCACTATGGAGTAATGACAATATGTACCCAAAAGGTCCCGCATTGGATCCTCACTTGGAACGCATCAAACTCTTTCCAAAAACACCTATTGAGTCTTGTTCTAGAAAAACTGATCTTTAGGCATAATTATGCttaaagtgttctcccagattagcttgtgcagtcagcaAAAGCTAATTTGGGACAATATTTTCCGAAAAgagtggatttttgtttaaaagacacttcctttaaacgcaaaattTCATAAAAAGAAGAAAGTGTGTCTCACTTAAGCCTGTGAGAACTTAAAGTTGCTTAATTAATTGTTCTACCTGGGAAAGAGACTCAAATGTTGAATGATAAAACTATTGTTAACAGTTTATTCTTAGGTAAGCCGACCTGCAAGCATCAAATGTTCCTCCTTATTAGAGAGCCTTTCTTCTAAGCCATGCAAGCAGTCCGCACATGATAATAATGGACGACACTTgctgcttttatgaaatttgtgtttaaaacaagTCTCTTCTTAACCAAACTCTAGCAACGGCAgaaggtgtcatccctgattagacagtgcagactgcacatgataatctgagACGACCCTTTATGCTTATGAGTTAAGCAATACTCCACAAACCTGCAAGCTTCAAATGTTCCTCCATATTAGAGAGCCTCTCTTCCAAGCCATCCACCGTTGAGTCTGCCTGTTTGACTTCCTGTTTGTTATAAGGTCTCTGATTGGCCTGATTTGAGAAGCGGGTCTGTGGACCATACATGTTCACCACTCTGCTCACTGAAGATAATAAATATTGATACTTTTTATATAACTTTTTGTTGCAGATTgtaatttaaacaagggctgtttgtaaaacatgcatgcccccatatgggctgtcagttgtagtggcagccattatgtgaatacgttttttgtcactgtgaccttgacctttgacctagtgacctgaaaatcaatagggatcatctgccagtcatgatcaatgtacctatgaagttttatgatcctaggcctaattattcttgagttatcatccagaaaccattttactatttagagtcactgtgaccttgacctttgacctagtgacctgaaaatcaataggggtcatttgccagtgatgatcaatgttcctatgaagtttcatgatcctaggcgtaagcatccttgagttatcatccggaaaccattttactgtttcgagtcactgtgaccttgacctttgacctacacgtgacctgaaaatcaataggggtcatctgccagtcatgataaatgtacctatgaagtttcatgatactaggcataagcattcttgagttatcatccggaaaccattttactgtttcgagtcactgtgacctggacctttaacctagtgacctgaaaatcaataggggtcatttgccagtcatgatcaatgtacctatgaagtttcatgatcctaggcataagcattcttgagttatcatccggaaaccattttactatttcgagtcactgtgaccttgacctttgacctagtgacctgaaaatcaataggggtcatctgccagtcatgatcaatgtacctatgaagtttcatgatcctaggcctcagcattcttgagttatcatccggaatccattttactattttgagtcactgtgaccttgacctttgacctagtgacctgaaaatcaatagaggtcatctaccagtcatgatcaatgtacctataaagtttcatgatcctaggcctaagcgttcttgagttatcatccggaaaccatctggtggacggaccgacggaccgaccgacagaccaaccgaccgatatgtgcaaaacaatataccccctgttcTTCGAAGGGGGTCATAAAAAGATCTTTCAAAATGTGAACATGTGAAGTCCATATGTGATTATTTGAGAATACTGTAAAACCATAAATATTTGGTCAGCATGAAACTTAAAATTTACATAAGCATTAGTAAGAACCAATTAACAAAGGTACGAAAAGTACTTAATGTTGTAGATAGCGCAGCATTGATTCGtcgtttaataaatgttaaatttgaTGGAATGTGTTTACTTTACACATACATTGTTTCTGGACTAACTAAACAAGGTTGCACAGCTTTTCAGAATAGGAATAGGCAGTATCCTAAGGTGCTAACACCCAAAAaagaactaaactattctgagcaGGCAGTGTTCAAAGGTTTCACTACAGACTAATGAAGAAATCTATCCCAAAACCTGGCGTGTTTTAAAACAAACCACCATGATTTTCTAACACAGAGGTCTAATTTCA
Encoded proteins:
- the LOC127875167 gene encoding MAP3K12-binding inhibitory protein 1-like, producing the protein MDMETTDIPVTSVKAADPVTTTQTHICGDLKRQFPNQDDSHLIQIRASSSEIARRISALIEQKQREVDMANCQEFCGVHPALEASDDTCARTSAEFVPRAGGKSHIKVSRVVNMYGPQTRFSNQANQRPYNKQEVKQADSTVDGLEERLSNMEEHLKLAGPKKSDIYSRLKELEERILFLESLSPEYFSSGPPRPKKLKPEPRDRQVLSRDNNDDLSIEDIDKRINKLRETLHHKIQT